A single genomic interval of Electrophorus electricus isolate fEleEle1 chromosome 2, fEleEle1.pri, whole genome shotgun sequence harbors:
- the LOC113574643 gene encoding polypeptide N-acetylgalactosaminyltransferase 5: MKLRKYLRGSGRVLAFVFIASVIWLLFDMAALRLSINDVNSQLLKELVVKERDLAKRQRTQKTSVSDGDFKHPLQKVEGLFQSKIFSFERKVADVYRKRPGEIPAQLSDQAKAQLEKYTQVKTKIDNETSTVTKQQKTLVNESKSKVRVNLKPSAKEPPFNRFNKGTDTSIGNELLQVTQQAAEQGLNENSKKVTVSDTKAPPAVQEEKFPTRLLERKSMKLQSNATKNDTTLVQVTKLPVDVAIHGKFSSNNTKPVKQEAHLNISKAVYPVKPVQRVTKEIGSKFYMNSKDKQYTVRNTSPRSITHMAQVSPKPLQMVEDQLNQWGGEQVQLQNSTGRRRASERHKVMALDMTNRPRDMRAVGQFGQAAVVPPDRQEESWSRWSEGYFNVFLSEQIPVDRAIPDTRPPACAENLVHDDLPMTSVIFCFMDEVWSTLLRSVHSVLNRSPPHLLKEVLLVDDCSTKDYLKEKLEAYMSQFPKVRIIRLKERHGLIRARLAGAAVAKGDVLTFLDSHIECNVGWLEPLLEQVYMERKRVACPVIEVISDKDMSYVMVDNFQKGIFKWPLVFGWSTLSQDVIKKNNMNDSDPIRCPVMAGGLFSIDKQYFYELGTYDPGLDVWGGENMELSFKIWMCGGEIEIIPCSRVGHIFRGENPYKFPKNRQKTVERNLARVAEVWLDEYKELFYGHGYLHLLDRNGMDIGNLTEQIQLRKKLGCKSFSWYLENIYPELEAPIVKAEGPVLNMGIRKCLVLDKGSLFFEICDLKKQNQHFNYSWVRTFRQDASCVSPHKTGTGVAMEPCDNTKPHLRWLHKSTQVLTDHLIAEASPQQVCLEAEPEGGGVFLKACEAANPFQKWQFTHYYAQ, from the exons ATGAAGCTTAGGAAGTATTTAAGGGGCAGTGGCAGGGTACTGGCGTTTGTTTTTATTGCGTCCGTCATTTGGCTCCTCTTTGACATGGCAGCACTTAGGCTGTCGATCAACGACGTTAACAGTCAACTTCTCAAAGAGCTCGTTGTCAAAGAGCGAGACCTCGCCAAAAGGCAGCGTACGCAGAAAACCAGTGTAAGCGACGGGGACTTCAAACACCCTCTTCAAAAGGTTGAGGGTCTGTTTCAGTCTAAAATTTTCAGTTTCGAAAGAAAAGTTGCTGATGTATACCGAAAGCGACCAGGGGAAATACCTGCTCAGCTTAGTGACCAAGCTAAAGCACAGCTAGAAAAATACACCCAGGTGAAGACTAAAATTGACAATGAGACGTCAACTGTGAcgaaacaacagaaaacactggTTAATGAAAGTAAGTCAAAAGTGCGTGTGAATCTGAAGCCCTCTGCAAAAGAGCCGCCGTTCAACAGGTTTAACAAAGGAACTGACACGAGTATCGGAAACGAACTGCTCCAAGTGACTCAACAGGCTGCAGAACAAGGACTTAATGAAAATAGTAAGAAAGTAACAGTTTCAGACACCAAGGCGCCACCTGCTGTCCAGGAAGAAAAGTTTCCCACAAGACTTTTAGAAAGGAAAAGTATGAAATTGCAGAGCAATGCGACCAAAAACGATACAACACTAGTGCAGGTCACTAAATTACCAGTGGACGTTGCGATTCATGGAAAATTCAGCAGCAATAATACAAAACCAGTAAAACAAGAAGCTCACCTAAATATTAGCAAAGCGGTATACCCTGTCAAACCCGTACAAAGGGTTACTAAAGAAATAGGCAGCAAATTTTATATGAATAGTAAGGACAAACAATACACAGTCAGAAATACCAGCCCAAGGTCAATTACACACATGGCACAAGTCTCCCCAAAGCCACTCCAGATGGTGGAGGACCAATTGAATCAGTGGGGTGGTGAGCAGGTTCAGCTGCAAAACTCCACGGGTAGGAGGAGGGCTAGTGAGCGGCACAAGGTGATGGCCCTGGACATGACGAACAGGCCCAGAGACATGCGTGCAGTGGGGCAGTTCGGGCAGGCCGCCGTGGTGCCCCCGGACAGGCAGGAGGAGagctggagcaggtggagcgAGGGCTACTTCAACGTCTTCCTCAGCGAGCAGATTCCTGTGGACAGAGCCATTCCAGACACCAGACCCCCTGC CTGCGCAGAGAACCTGGTTCATGATGACCTGCCTATGACCAGCGTGATCTTCTGCTTCATGGACGAGGTGTGGTCCACTCTGCTCCGCTCCGTCCACAGCGTGCTCAACAGATCCCCCCCTCACCTACTCAAAGAGGTGCTGCTGGTGGATGACTGCAGCACCAAAG ACTACCTGAAGGAAAAGCTGGAAGCTTACATGTCCCAGTTTCCTAAAGTCCGGATCATCCGTCTGAAAGAACGACATGGGCTGATCCGGGCAAGGCTGGCTGGTGCTGCAGTGGCAAAGG GAGATGTGCTGACGTTCCTGGACTCCCACATCGAGTGTAACGTGGGCTGGCTGGAGCCTCTGCTAGAGCAGGTCTACATGGAGCGCAAGAGAGTAGCCTGCCCTGTCATCGAGGTCATCAGCGACAAGGACATGAG TTATGTGATGGTGGACAATTTCCAAAAAGGTATTTTCAAATGGCCTTTAGTTTTTGGCTGGAGCACTCTATCACAGGATGTCATCAAAAAGAACAACATGAATGACTCCGACCCCATCAG GTGTCCTGTGATGGCAGGGGGCCTGTTCTCTATAGATAAGCAGTATTTCTACGAGCTGGGAACATATGACCCAGGCCTGGatgtgtggggtggggagaaCATGGAGCTTTCTTTCAAG ATCTGGATGTGCGGTGGCGAGATTGAGATCATCCCATGCTCACGCGTGGGCCACATCTTCCGTGGTGAGAACCCCTACAAGTTCCCCAAGAACCGGCAGAAGACAGTGGAGCGCAACCTGGCACGAGTGGCCGAGGTCTGGCTGGATGAGTACAAGGAGTTGTTCTATGGCCATGGCTACCTCCACCTGCTTGACAGGAACGGCATGGACATCGGGAACCTCACGGAGCAGATCCAGCTGCGGAAGAAGCTTGGCTGTAAGAGCTTCAGCTGGTACCTGGAGAACATCTACCCTGAGCTTGAGGCTCCCATTGTCAAAGCTGAAGGCCCG GTTTTGAACATGGGCATAAGAAAGTGTCTGGTGCTGGATAAAGGTTCCTTGTTTTTTGAGATCTGTGATCTTAAGAAACAG AACCAGCACTTCAACTACTCCTGGGTGAGGACATTCCGCCAGGATGCTTCCTGTGTATCTCCACACAAAACAGGAACAGGCGTCGCAATGGAACCATGTGACAACACTAAGCCACACCTCCGATGGTTGCACAAATCCACCCAAGTTCTG ACAGATCATTTGATTGCTGAGGCGTCTCCACAGCAGGTGTGCCTGGAGGCAGAGCCTGAAGGAGGCGGGGTCTTCTTGAAGGCATGCGAGGCAGCCAACCCATTCCAGAAATGGCAGTTCACACACTATTATGCCCAGTGA
- the LOC113574622 gene encoding uncharacterized protein LOC113574622 — MADVRRVLEVEKISVPAPVGVMGGEVPAEVPQAPREPGSQTMTVADSSVFYSGDEEIPQAALGSSTSMPVECNWPAGLESVSQVRDLGAEESGQSVCGSIGPTEEGHVYHSASVMKDVENSIANNVSHVTSPVTAQAAERESEAAVNISMARSDELLAVQHTMAAAGEAAQLHVEDKKQMEQSLLSYTLTEAPLQPQAEQAGEIPERGESSDAHEQVGDIMLPASASPGDELGVYSVCNGNSVRARLNISFNHLTHEKYGTVSYRQIRRGHTRQRIEEFESRMQL; from the exons ATGGCAGACGTTAGACGTGTGCTGGAGGTTGAGAAGATCTCTGTACCTGCCCCGGTAGGGGTCATGGGTGGAGAGGTACCTGCGGAGGTCCCGCAGGCGCCCAGGGAGCCAGGTAGTCAGACTATGACCGTAGCAGACAGCTCCGTGTTTTACAGCGGAGATGAAGAAATTCCACAAGCGGCGCTTGGTTCTTCTACCTCCATGCCTGTAGAATGCAACTGGCCTGCAGGACTCGAGTCCGTTTCCCAGGTTCGGGATTTAGGAGCAGAGGAGTCAGGGCAGTCCGTGTGTGGCAGTATCGGGCCAACGGAAGAAGGCCACGTGTATCACAGTGCTTCAGTGATGAAGGACGTGGAGAATTCGATCGCGAATAACGTGAGTCATGTCACATCTCCCGTGACTGCTCAGGCAGCGGAACGTGAGTCTGAAGCAGCGGTTAACATCAGCATGGCCCGCAGTGATGAGCTCTTAGCAGTACAACACACAATGGCTGCTGCAGGTGAAGCTGCACAGTTGCATGTGGAGGACAAGAAGCAGATGGAGCAGAGCCTGCTGTCGTACACGCTGACGGAGGCTCCCCTACAACCGCAGGCAGAGCAGGCAGGAGAAATCCCGGAGAGAG gagAGAGCAGTGACGCACACGAACAGGTCGGCGACATTATGCTTCCTGCCTCCGCCTCGCCTGGAGATGAACTAGGTGTCTATTCAGTGTGTAATGGCAACAGTGTTAGAGCCAGACTTAACATCTCATTTAACCACTTAACCCACGAGAAGTACGGAACTGTCTCATACAGGCAGATTCGCAGAGGCCACACCCGACAGAGGATCGAGGAGTTTGAGTCTAGAATGCAGCTGTGA